A single Chanos chanos chromosome 8, fChaCha1.1, whole genome shotgun sequence DNA region contains:
- the gpd1l gene encoding glycerol-3-phosphate dehydrogenase 1-like protein isoform X1: MSAPLKVCIVGSGNWGSAIARIIGSNAQTLQRFATTVKMWVFEENVNGRKLTDIINTEHENVKYLPGYKLPENVVAVPELREAADGADLLVFVVPHQFIRKLCDEMSGCVSKKARGITLIKGIDEGPEGLKLISDIIREKMGIDVSVLMGANIANEVAAEKFCETTIGSKVLENGQLFKELLQTPNFRITVVDDADTVELCGALKNIVAVGAGFCDGLQCGDNTKAAVIRLGLMEMIAFAKLFSKDGSVSSSTFLESCGVADLITTCYGGRNRRVAEAFAKTGKSIEQLEQEMLNGQKLQGPLTSAEVYHILKQKGLVEKFPLFTAVYQICFEGKPVQDMISCLQSHPEHM, encoded by the exons ATGTCAGCGCCTCTGAAAGTATGCATCGTTGGCTCTGGAAATTG GGGCTCTGCTATTGCAAGGATAATAGGCAGCAATGCACAGACGCTCCAGCGTTTCGCCACCACTGTCAAGATGTGGGTATTTGAGGAGAATGTCAACGGCAGGAAACTCACAGACATTATTAACACAGAACACGAGAACGTCAAATATCTCCCAGGCTACAAACTTCCTGAAAATGTG GTTGCAGTGCCTGAGCTACGGGAAGCTGCAGATGGAGCTGATCTCTTAGTGTTTGTGGTCCCACACCAGTTCATCCGAAAGCTATGCGATGAAATGTCTGGTTGTGTCTCTAAAAAAGCGCGTGGAATCACCCTTATAAAG GGAATTGATGAGGGACCTGAAGGACTAAAACTGATCTCTGACATCATAAGAGAGAAGATGGGCATTGATGTCAGTGTGCTAATGGGAGCCAACATTGCTAATGAGGTGGCTGCTGAAAAATTCTGTGAAACCACCATTG GCAGTAAAGTCCTGGAAAATGGCCAACTCTTTAAAGAACTTCTCCAGACACCAAACTTCAGGATAACAGTAGTGGATGATGCTGACACTGTGGAGCTCTGTGGAGCTCTGAAG AACATTGTTGCTGTGGGTGCAGGGTTCTGTGATGGCCTGCAGTGTGGAGACAACACTAAGGCAGCGGTGATCCGACTAGGACTAATGGAGATGATTGCTTTTGCCAAACTGTTTAGTAAAGACGGTTCAGTTTCCTCCAGCACCTTCCTGGAAAGCTGTGGGGTGGCTGACCTCATCACTACCTGCTATGGGGGGCGGAACCGACGTGTAGCTGAGGCTTTTGCCAAAACTGGAAAG AGCATTGAGCAACTAGAGCAAGAGATGCTGAATGGTCAGAAGCTTCAAGGACCATTGACCTCTGCTGAGGTGTACCACATCCTCAAACAGAAGGGTCTAGTGGAGAA GTTCCCACTATTCACAGCTGTTTATCAGATCTGTTTTGAGGGTAAACCTGTTCAAGACATGATCTCCTGTCTGCAGAGTCACCCAGAGCACATGTGA
- the gpd1l gene encoding glycerol-3-phosphate dehydrogenase 1-like protein isoform X2: protein MSAPLKVCIVGSGNWGSAIARIIGSNAQTLQRFATTVKMWVFEENVNGRKLTDIINTEHENVKYLPGYKLPENVFIRKLCDEMSGCVSKKARGITLIKGIDEGPEGLKLISDIIREKMGIDVSVLMGANIANEVAAEKFCETTIGSKVLENGQLFKELLQTPNFRITVVDDADTVELCGALKNIVAVGAGFCDGLQCGDNTKAAVIRLGLMEMIAFAKLFSKDGSVSSSTFLESCGVADLITTCYGGRNRRVAEAFAKTGKSIEQLEQEMLNGQKLQGPLTSAEVYHILKQKGLVEKFPLFTAVYQICFEGKPVQDMISCLQSHPEHM from the exons ATGTCAGCGCCTCTGAAAGTATGCATCGTTGGCTCTGGAAATTG GGGCTCTGCTATTGCAAGGATAATAGGCAGCAATGCACAGACGCTCCAGCGTTTCGCCACCACTGTCAAGATGTGGGTATTTGAGGAGAATGTCAACGGCAGGAAACTCACAGACATTATTAACACAGAACACGAGAACGTCAAATATCTCCCAGGCTACAAACTTCCTGAAAATGTG TTCATCCGAAAGCTATGCGATGAAATGTCTGGTTGTGTCTCTAAAAAAGCGCGTGGAATCACCCTTATAAAG GGAATTGATGAGGGACCTGAAGGACTAAAACTGATCTCTGACATCATAAGAGAGAAGATGGGCATTGATGTCAGTGTGCTAATGGGAGCCAACATTGCTAATGAGGTGGCTGCTGAAAAATTCTGTGAAACCACCATTG GCAGTAAAGTCCTGGAAAATGGCCAACTCTTTAAAGAACTTCTCCAGACACCAAACTTCAGGATAACAGTAGTGGATGATGCTGACACTGTGGAGCTCTGTGGAGCTCTGAAG AACATTGTTGCTGTGGGTGCAGGGTTCTGTGATGGCCTGCAGTGTGGAGACAACACTAAGGCAGCGGTGATCCGACTAGGACTAATGGAGATGATTGCTTTTGCCAAACTGTTTAGTAAAGACGGTTCAGTTTCCTCCAGCACCTTCCTGGAAAGCTGTGGGGTGGCTGACCTCATCACTACCTGCTATGGGGGGCGGAACCGACGTGTAGCTGAGGCTTTTGCCAAAACTGGAAAG AGCATTGAGCAACTAGAGCAAGAGATGCTGAATGGTCAGAAGCTTCAAGGACCATTGACCTCTGCTGAGGTGTACCACATCCTCAAACAGAAGGGTCTAGTGGAGAA GTTCCCACTATTCACAGCTGTTTATCAGATCTGTTTTGAGGGTAAACCTGTTCAAGACATGATCTCCTGTCTGCAGAGTCACCCAGAGCACATGTGA